Proteins encoded by one window of Mesotoga infera:
- a CDS encoding isoleucine--tRNA ligase — protein MPRFEEVDLKRPAAEREEEVLSYWREDDLATRSVTEREGSPEFVFFEGPPTANGMPGIHHVISRTLKDAVCRFKTMQGYQVRRKAGWDTHGLPVEIEVEKQLGFSSKQEIEDFGIEKFNE, from the coding sequence ATGCCAAGGTTTGAAGAAGTAGACCTTAAACGTCCTGCAGCCGAGAGAGAAGAAGAAGTACTCTCCTATTGGCGAGAAGACGATCTTGCGACTAGAAGTGTGACAGAAAGGGAAGGAAGCCCCGAGTTCGTGTTTTTCGAGGGACCTCCAACGGCTAACGGGATGCCCGGAATTCATCACGTAATCTCAAGAACACTGAAGGATGCCGTGTGCCGTTTCAAGACGATGCAGGGATACCAGGTTAGGCGAAAGGCCGGCTGGGATACCCACGGTCTTCCCGTAGAAATCGAAGTTGAAAAGCAGCTTGGCTTCTCCTCGAAGCAGGAGATAGAAGACTTTGGCATAGAAAAATTCAATGAG